The following proteins come from a genomic window of Trinickia caryophylli:
- a CDS encoding malonic semialdehyde reductase — MMLSDDAIHQLFRDARTHSAWLPHPVDDAVLAQLIELTLLGPTSANSSPGRFVFVKTPEGKEKLRPALSEGNVDKTMSAPVTVIVGMDMAFYEHLPKLFPHTDARSWFAGNDTAIQATAFRNSSLQGAYLIMAARALGLDAGPMSGFDARKVDEAFFAGTTIRANFLVNLGYGDPSKLRPRLPRFAFDEVARVD; from the coding sequence ATGATGCTTTCCGACGACGCCATCCATCAGCTGTTCCGTGACGCGCGCACGCATAGCGCGTGGTTGCCACACCCGGTCGACGATGCCGTGCTCGCTCAACTGATCGAACTCACGCTGCTCGGGCCGACATCGGCCAACTCGAGCCCCGGCAGGTTCGTCTTCGTCAAAACACCCGAGGGAAAAGAAAAGCTGCGCCCCGCGCTTTCGGAGGGCAACGTCGACAAAACAATGAGTGCGCCCGTCACGGTGATCGTCGGCATGGACATGGCTTTTTACGAGCATCTGCCCAAGCTGTTCCCGCACACCGATGCGCGCAGTTGGTTCGCGGGCAACGACACGGCTATTCAGGCAACGGCGTTTCGCAACTCGTCGCTGCAAGGCGCCTATTTGATCATGGCTGCCCGCGCGCTGGGGCTCGACGCGGGGCCGATGTCCGGGTTCGACGCACGGAAGGTCGACGAAGCGTTCTTTGCGGGCACGACGATCCGCGCCAACTTTCTGGTCAATCTGGGCTACGGCGATCCATCGAAGCTCAGGCCTCGCCTCCCGCGCTTCGCATTCGACGAGGTCGCACGCGTCGA
- a CDS encoding siderophore-interacting protein has translation MSESDNPTLAVARVRHPLKFRLLQIARVTPLNPHLVRITLRGDDLQDFESASFDDHVKIFIPAPGQERPSFPTMGPNGPVYPDDAPRPIARDFTPRRFDRAARELDLEFALHEAGPATQWASQAQVGQYLGVGGPRGSFIIPTGFDWHVLIGDETALPAIARRLEELPAGTRVAAVLEVASPAARISFETRADLYETWCYRGNAASPVALLDALRELYLPPGEGYVWAAGEAGAMRAVRELLIAGRGLPKSQMRVSAYWRRGAAGVHESLDD, from the coding sequence ATGTCAGAGTCCGACAATCCGACGTTAGCGGTAGCACGGGTGCGCCATCCGTTGAAGTTCCGCCTGCTGCAAATCGCCCGCGTCACCCCACTGAATCCGCACTTGGTGCGCATAACCCTGCGGGGCGATGATCTGCAGGATTTCGAATCCGCCTCTTTCGACGACCATGTAAAGATCTTCATCCCGGCACCTGGACAGGAGCGCCCATCATTCCCGACGATGGGGCCGAACGGGCCTGTGTATCCCGACGATGCGCCCCGTCCCATAGCACGCGACTTCACGCCCCGGCGTTTCGATCGTGCCGCGCGCGAACTCGATCTGGAATTCGCGCTGCACGAAGCCGGGCCCGCCACGCAATGGGCCTCGCAGGCGCAGGTCGGTCAGTACCTTGGGGTGGGCGGCCCGCGCGGGTCGTTCATCATCCCGACAGGCTTCGACTGGCATGTCCTGATAGGCGACGAAACGGCGCTGCCGGCCATCGCGCGGCGCCTGGAGGAATTGCCCGCCGGCACGCGCGTGGCGGCCGTGCTCGAGGTGGCGTCTCCTGCGGCACGTATATCGTTCGAAACGCGCGCGGACCTCTACGAGACGTGGTGTTATCGCGGCAACGCGGCGTCGCCCGTCGCCCTCCTCGATGCGTTGCGCGAACTCTATCTGCCGCCAGGCGAAGGCTACGTCTGGGCGGCCGGCGAAGCCGGCGCGATGCGCGCGGTGCGGGAATTGCTGATCGCCGGGCGGGGGCTGCCAAAATCGCAGATGCGCGTGTCGGCCTACTGGCGCCGCGGCGCGGCAGGCGTGCATGAATCGCTCGACGACTGA